From Primulina huaijiensis isolate GDHJ02 chromosome 15, ASM1229523v2, whole genome shotgun sequence, one genomic window encodes:
- the LOC140958174 gene encoding transmembrane ascorbate ferrireductase 2-like, which produces MAAPVVRFPIVRLVRLIGIILAALTLIWTERFRGGMALVSEDKALIFNVHPVLMLIGFLLLNGEAMIAYKALSGTKDFKKLIHLSLQFLALCFGIIGIWTAWKFHNEKGVDNFYSLHSWLGLGCLFFFGIQLAAGFVTFWYPGGSRNSRAGLLPWHAFFGIYIYALAVATCATGFLEKATFLQMHKIISRYSTEALLINSLGILTVVLAGLVFLAVVSPSKENFEKGEVLKV; this is translated from the exons ATGGCGGCGCCGGTTGTTAGGTTCCCGATCGTCCGTCTCGTGAGGTTAATCGGAATTATCTTAGCCGCACTTACACTCATATGGACTGAGCGTTTCAGAGGAGGTATGGCTCTCGTATCCGAGGATAAAGCTCTCATTTTCAAC GTTCATCCTGTTTTAATGCTCATTGGCTTTCTGCTTCTGAATGGTGAAG CCATGATAGCATATAAAGCTCTCTCAGGAACCAAAGActtcaaaaaattaattcatcTTTCTCTGCAATTCTTGGCTCTATGTTTTGGAATAATCGGAATATGGACTGCTTGGAAGTTTCACAATGAAAAAGGCGTCGACAACTTCTATAGTCTCCACTCTTGGCTTGGCCTAGGTTGCCTTTTCTTCTTTGGAATTCAG TTGGCTGCTGGATTTGTGACCTTTTGGTATCCAGGTGGCTCAAGAAACAGTCGAGCCGGTCTGCTGCCGTGGCATGCGTTTTTTGGCATTTATATTTACGCCTTAGCAGTGGCTACATGTGCCACAGGTTTTCTTGAGAAGGCAACATTTCTTCAGATGCATAAGATAATATCACGCTACTCGACTGAAGCGTTGCTGATTAATTCTTTGGGTATCTTGACCGTTGTTTTGGCTGGTTTGGTGTTTCTTGCCGTTGTCTCTCCTTCAAAAGAAAACTTCGAAAAAGGTGAGGTTCTCAAAGTATAG